The Thermosynechococcus sp. genome has a segment encoding these proteins:
- a CDS encoding cytochrome c biogenesis protein CcdA — protein MASLSLGLYQLEQWANQWVTGQLRDLTVISVGIVFWAGLLTSLTPCTLSMLPITVGYIAGYASKQQGSVLRQSLWFALGLATTLTVLGMTAALAGRIYGQVGWGLTLVVSLVAILMGLNLLEALPLSFPRSRFLEELPDRVPARLQSYTLGATFGIVAAPCSTPVLATLLAWVATTQQLWVGAGLLLAYTTGYVVPLIVVGTFSGALQKLLALRQWSSWITRVSGVLLIAFGVIALAIRL, from the coding sequence ATGGCCAGCCTCAGCCTAGGACTCTACCAACTGGAACAGTGGGCCAACCAGTGGGTGACCGGTCAACTCCGTGATCTGACGGTGATCAGTGTCGGTATCGTCTTTTGGGCGGGACTGCTCACCAGTCTGACCCCCTGTACCCTCTCCATGCTGCCGATTACGGTGGGGTATATCGCCGGCTATGCCAGCAAGCAACAGGGCTCCGTGTTGCGCCAGTCCCTTTGGTTTGCCTTGGGTCTTGCCACCACCTTAACGGTATTGGGGATGACAGCGGCCTTGGCCGGGCGCATCTACGGTCAGGTGGGCTGGGGGTTAACCCTTGTGGTTAGTTTGGTGGCCATTCTCATGGGGTTGAATTTGCTCGAGGCCTTGCCCCTCAGCTTTCCCCGCAGTCGCTTCCTAGAGGAACTGCCGGATCGCGTCCCTGCGCGCTTACAGTCCTATACCCTAGGGGCCACCTTTGGCATAGTTGCTGCCCCCTGCAGCACACCAGTGTTGGCAACGCTGTTGGCGTGGGTAGCCACAACCCAACAGCTCTGGGTGGGGGCAGGTTTGCTCTTGGCCTACACAACCGGTTACGTCGTGCCCCTGATCGTGGTGGGTACCTTTAGTGGTGCCCTCCAAAAGCTACTGGCCCTGCGGCAGTGGTCGAGTTGGATCACCAGAGTCAGCGGCGTGCTCCTCATTGCCTTTGGGGTCATTGCTTTGGCCATTCGGCTGTAG
- a CDS encoding DUF1350 family protein has protein sequence MEWHEVRGNWLCIPQRPLGWVHFLGGAFVAAAPQLTYRRLLEHLGEAGYGIIATPFVNTFDHRAIALDILNKLDYALDWLVYRQGYPPGLPIYGLGHSMGCKLHLLINSLYDGDRAGNMFMAFNNYPASQSIPWMENLTPSGVEFSPSPTETETLIQERYSVRRNLLIRFQDDDIDQTARLRSLLRAKFGDMVTALKLPGNHLTPLSQGLKWQVGAEFSPLDAVGQWIKQSLFPEMQVLEACLLEWLNPLGTTHRCRP, from the coding sequence TTGGAGTGGCACGAGGTTCGCGGCAACTGGCTGTGTATTCCCCAGCGCCCATTGGGGTGGGTTCACTTTTTGGGGGGAGCCTTTGTAGCAGCGGCACCGCAATTGACCTATCGGCGGCTGCTTGAGCACCTAGGGGAGGCTGGCTATGGCATTATTGCCACCCCCTTTGTGAATACCTTTGATCATAGGGCGATCGCCCTCGACATCCTCAATAAACTCGACTATGCCCTTGATTGGTTGGTGTACCGCCAAGGCTATCCGCCAGGACTGCCCATCTATGGTCTAGGGCACAGTATGGGCTGCAAGCTCCACCTGTTGATCAATAGCCTCTACGATGGCGATCGGGCTGGGAATATGTTTATGGCCTTCAACAACTACCCCGCCAGTCAATCCATTCCTTGGATGGAAAACCTGACCCCCAGCGGTGTTGAATTCAGCCCCAGCCCCACCGAAACCGAAACACTTATTCAAGAGCGCTATTCTGTGCGCCGCAACCTCCTGATTCGCTTCCAGGATGACGACATTGACCAAACGGCGCGCCTGCGCAGTCTCCTCAGAGCCAAATTTGGCGACATGGTCACTGCCCTCAAGCTACCGGGGAATCACCTCACCCCCCTTAGCCAAGGCCTTAAGTGGCAAGTCGGTGCCGAATTTTCTCCCTTGGATGCCGTCGGCCAGTGGATCAAGCAAAGCCTCTTTCCCGAAATGCAAGTTCTTGAAGCCTGCCTATTAGAGTGGCTCAATCCCTTGGGCACCACCCACCGTTGCCGGCCGTAA
- a CDS encoding pitrilysin family protein, which produces MLLSTSLALIFPLHMVEGLGSGVTKAVLDNGLTVLIKEIPTAPVVSLQVWYRVGSRHEPKGENGIAHQLEHLMFKGTQSRPVQFGQLFYALGSSSNAFTSYDMTAYHHTVRADQLEPLLILEADRLRHTLITPAALESEKRVVISELQGYENSPEYRLSRAVMAALYPKHPYGLPVGGTASDVEQLTLPAVKSFYQQYYRPDNAVVVIAGDVRPARALELVKKTFGVIPQPPEPLIEPPLPPPGAGSAQRIRLREPGSAPLLQILVPIPGMTHPDQAALDVLDMLLSGGRSSYLYQEVMETGQASSAYSYVAALQEGGWFEMGAIASPDQSLETIEQTIGKILQQVAERPLSLGELQRAKQQLKANFILRNRDIDAQASQLANDETLTGDYRFSDRHLAAIAKVTAADVQRVVQTYFGRDRWIVGEFMPSEFADVELSGRPAVQTTAHNLIGEPVDPQTIAAYLPQGGAQAAPEVKNNGVETFTLNNGLRVLLLVDRSTPTVTLAGRIDAGTAYDLLTQPGVANLTAANLLNGTRTKTALTLAQTLEDRGISLEFSAFRDGVDVEGYALSSELPTLLATLGEVLQEAAFPEAEFKLSQQRYLTALSLEADDPVRWGRRVLQETLYPANHPLHPFATPESVQAIQRQDLLNFYRAAYRPDRTILTLVGDFDPLAVRSRLNDIFGAWQPQTAPLSLTFPAVSPPPQTLFRNAVIAGKSQAITYLGTPGIDRRDPRFYAAMLMNHILGGDTLASRLGTEIRDRQGLTYGIYSFFTASRQAGPLMIQLQTAPEDTAKAIQATLQLLREACRNGFTAAELDAAKRSLSNAYIVELANVDMVARTLLGNASVGLPPQELQQFSDRLQQVTLAEVNQALRELIDPERLVIVTAGPAVSFSP; this is translated from the coding sequence ATGCTCTTGAGTACCAGTTTGGCTCTGATTTTTCCCCTGCACATGGTAGAAGGACTCGGTAGTGGCGTAACCAAAGCGGTCTTAGATAATGGCCTAACCGTTCTCATCAAGGAAATTCCCACGGCGCCCGTTGTGAGTTTGCAGGTGTGGTATCGCGTGGGGTCTCGCCATGAACCGAAGGGAGAAAACGGGATTGCCCACCAGCTAGAGCATCTGATGTTTAAGGGGACCCAAAGCCGACCGGTACAGTTTGGGCAGTTATTTTATGCCCTGGGCAGTTCTTCCAATGCCTTTACCAGCTACGACATGACGGCCTACCACCACACGGTGCGTGCTGACCAATTGGAGCCACTGCTGATCCTGGAAGCCGATCGCCTGCGCCATACCCTCATTACCCCCGCTGCCCTTGAAAGTGAAAAGCGGGTGGTGATCTCGGAGCTGCAGGGCTATGAAAATAGTCCTGAATATCGCCTTAGTCGTGCGGTGATGGCGGCCCTCTATCCCAAGCATCCCTATGGCTTGCCAGTGGGGGGAACAGCCAGTGATGTGGAGCAGTTGACGCTACCGGCAGTCAAGAGTTTTTACCAGCAGTACTATCGCCCCGATAATGCCGTGGTGGTGATTGCTGGCGATGTCCGTCCGGCGAGGGCACTGGAGCTGGTCAAGAAAACCTTTGGGGTCATTCCCCAGCCGCCAGAACCTTTGATCGAGCCGCCGCTGCCGCCGCCTGGGGCCGGTTCAGCCCAGCGAATTCGCCTCAGGGAACCGGGGAGTGCGCCGCTACTACAGATTTTGGTGCCTATTCCAGGGATGACCCATCCGGATCAAGCGGCCTTGGATGTCCTGGATATGCTCCTCAGTGGCGGCCGCAGTTCGTACCTGTATCAGGAAGTGATGGAAACGGGTCAAGCCAGTTCGGCCTACTCCTACGTAGCCGCATTGCAAGAGGGGGGCTGGTTTGAAATGGGGGCGATCGCCAGCCCCGATCAATCCCTTGAAACCATTGAGCAGACCATTGGCAAGATTTTGCAGCAAGTGGCGGAGCGTCCCCTCAGCCTGGGTGAATTGCAACGGGCCAAACAACAGCTTAAGGCTAATTTTATTCTCCGCAATCGCGATATTGATGCCCAAGCCAGCCAACTGGCCAACGATGAAACCCTCACGGGCGATTACCGCTTTAGCGATCGCCACCTGGCGGCCATTGCAAAGGTCACCGCTGCCGACGTGCAACGGGTAGTGCAGACCTACTTTGGGCGCGATCGCTGGATTGTCGGGGAATTTATGCCCAGTGAATTTGCCGATGTGGAGCTGTCGGGTCGGCCGGCAGTTCAAACCACAGCCCACAATTTAATCGGTGAACCCGTGGATCCCCAAACCATCGCCGCCTATTTACCCCAAGGAGGCGCGCAGGCTGCCCCAGAGGTCAAAAACAATGGGGTAGAAACCTTCACGCTGAACAATGGTTTGCGGGTGCTCCTACTAGTGGATCGCAGTACCCCCACGGTCACCCTGGCGGGGCGGATTGATGCTGGCACAGCCTATGATCTACTCACGCAGCCGGGGGTTGCCAACCTCACCGCTGCCAATTTGCTCAACGGTACCCGGACCAAAACTGCCCTCACCCTAGCTCAAACCCTTGAGGATCGCGGCATTAGCCTGGAATTCAGTGCCTTTCGCGACGGGGTTGATGTCGAAGGCTATGCCCTCTCCAGTGAGCTACCCACCCTCTTGGCTACCCTTGGCGAGGTGCTGCAGGAAGCGGCCTTCCCAGAGGCGGAGTTCAAACTCAGTCAGCAGCGCTACCTGACGGCCTTGAGTCTTGAGGCGGATGATCCCGTGCGCTGGGGGCGCCGTGTTCTACAGGAAACCCTCTACCCAGCCAATCATCCCCTGCATCCCTTTGCCACCCCTGAGTCGGTGCAGGCCATTCAACGCCAAGACCTCCTGAACTTTTATCGTGCCGCCTATCGGCCGGATCGCACGATTTTGACCCTCGTGGGAGATTTTGACCCCCTGGCGGTGCGATCGCGCCTCAACGACATTTTTGGCGCTTGGCAGCCCCAAACGGCTCCCCTTTCCCTCACATTTCCTGCGGTTTCGCCGCCCCCGCAAACCCTCTTTCGGAATGCGGTCATTGCCGGTAAAAGCCAAGCCATTACCTATTTAGGGACACCGGGGATCGATCGCCGGGATCCTCGCTTCTATGCTGCAATGCTGATGAATCACATCCTCGGCGGCGATACGCTGGCCAGTCGCTTGGGCACGGAGATTCGCGATCGCCAAGGGTTAACCTACGGTATCTACAGTTTCTTTACGGCCAGTCGTCAGGCCGGACCGTTGATGATTCAGTTACAAACTGCCCCCGAAGATACCGCCAAGGCCATTCAAGCGACACTGCAACTTTTGCGGGAAGCATGCCGCAACGGATTCACTGCTGCCGAACTCGATGCGGCCAAGCGTAGCCTCAGCAATGCCTACATCGTGGAGTTGGCGAATGTGGATATGGTGGCACGGACGTTGTTGGGGAATGCCAGTGTGGGTTTACCGCCGCAGGAATTGCAACAGTTTAGCGATCGCTTGCAGCAGGTGACCTTGGCGGAGGTCAATCAAGCGCTGCGAGAGCTGATTGATCCGGAGCGACTGGTAATTGTCACTGCCGGGCCTGCCGTTTCCTTTAGCCCCTAA
- a CDS encoding cation:proton antiporter, which yields MNTSSPVFIFMVLLAVILTIPPVFERLRLPGLVGLLLAGVLLGPNGLQLLEHDSDTIKLLSGIGKVYLMFVAGLEIDLSHFRRTRDRSLLFGALTFIVPLATGFTIGHWFGFDWNGSLLIGSLLASHTLLAYPIVRQLGVVHNEAVTITIGATIFTDTAALVVLAICVGINRGEFTVLTLLNQFIALGLYCFLVLWGVDRIGKQFFRRSGDAQGKQFLFILLTLLVTSIGAEIIGIEQIVGAFLAGLAVNDVLEDSPVKEKVEFIGGVLFIPCFFVDMGLLIDIPAFVKTLTSIGITVAIVIGLIGSKFIAAWLAARWYRYTSMEMLTMWSLSLPQVAATLAATLVGFQEGILTQDILNSVLVLMVVTSILGPLVTARTASRLPIPQPEQAEIEELATWWDGHEDPQPHTFTVVVPIHNPQTQRPLMELAALLAHHEAGRVVAVAIIPCQVHMNDPHLDTKLRRSRKLLRRAAELAAPYSVETTTAIRIDEDIALGISRFSREQEASLIVLGWPETSSWRAQLFGSIIDRVLWSSPCPVAITRLLDDPENIRSILVPTRDLSPKTLRIISFAQALGSASQAKVMLLHVALPNTPYEQMAQFEEDLRQILQEAKGASPLDVHIKTVASSDIARAILEEAALYDLVLMRSIRRGTAGGLAVSDITTQVLRKLQTSIILFGEPPRLG from the coding sequence ATGAACACGAGTAGCCCCGTTTTTATTTTTATGGTTCTATTGGCGGTCATTTTAACCATTCCGCCGGTGTTTGAGCGGCTGCGCTTACCGGGGCTTGTGGGCCTACTGCTGGCGGGTGTGCTGCTTGGGCCGAATGGACTACAGTTGCTAGAACACGACAGCGACACCATCAAACTTCTCTCAGGCATTGGCAAAGTCTATTTAATGTTTGTGGCGGGGCTAGAAATTGATCTGAGTCATTTTCGCAGAACTCGCGATCGCTCTTTGTTGTTCGGGGCTTTAACCTTCATTGTCCCCCTGGCGACCGGATTCACCATTGGCCACTGGTTTGGTTTTGATTGGAATGGCTCGCTTCTCATTGGCTCACTGCTGGCTTCCCATACCCTCTTGGCCTATCCAATTGTGCGGCAGTTGGGGGTTGTGCACAATGAAGCCGTGACCATTACGATTGGCGCAACCATTTTTACCGATACCGCAGCGCTGGTGGTGCTGGCCATCTGCGTGGGCATTAACCGTGGTGAATTCACGGTGCTGACTCTCCTCAACCAATTCATTGCCCTGGGTCTGTATTGCTTTCTGGTTCTGTGGGGGGTTGACCGCATTGGTAAGCAGTTTTTCCGGCGATCGGGGGATGCTCAGGGGAAGCAATTCCTTTTCATTCTTTTGACATTATTGGTTACTTCCATCGGTGCCGAAATCATTGGCATCGAGCAGATTGTCGGTGCCTTTTTAGCCGGTTTAGCCGTCAATGATGTTCTCGAGGACAGTCCCGTCAAGGAAAAGGTTGAGTTTATCGGGGGCGTCCTCTTTATTCCCTGCTTTTTTGTGGACATGGGGCTGCTGATTGACATTCCTGCCTTTGTCAAGACCCTCACCTCCATTGGCATTACGGTTGCAATTGTCATCGGTCTTATTGGCAGCAAGTTCATTGCGGCTTGGCTGGCTGCCCGCTGGTATCGCTACACTTCAATGGAAATGTTGACAATGTGGTCGTTGTCTTTGCCTCAGGTGGCGGCCACCTTAGCGGCAACCCTAGTCGGCTTCCAGGAGGGGATTCTCACCCAAGACATTCTCAACAGCGTGCTGGTGCTAATGGTGGTCACCTCAATTCTTGGCCCGCTGGTTACGGCACGCACTGCCAGTCGGCTGCCAATTCCGCAGCCCGAGCAGGCGGAGATTGAGGAACTGGCAACGTGGTGGGATGGCCACGAGGATCCCCAGCCCCACACCTTTACCGTCGTCGTCCCCATCCACAATCCCCAAACCCAACGCCCGCTTATGGAATTGGCGGCACTGTTGGCCCATCATGAGGCGGGGCGAGTTGTGGCAGTTGCGATTATCCCTTGCCAAGTGCACATGAATGATCCCCACCTCGATACCAAGCTCCGTCGCTCTCGCAAACTGCTGCGCCGCGCTGCGGAACTGGCCGCACCCTACAGCGTCGAGACAACCACTGCCATCCGTATTGATGAAGATATTGCCCTCGGGATTAGTCGCTTTAGTCGTGAACAGGAGGCGAGTCTCATTGTCTTGGGCTGGCCAGAAACGAGTAGTTGGCGCGCCCAGCTTTTTGGCAGCATCATTGACCGTGTCCTCTGGTCAAGCCCCTGTCCTGTGGCCATTACTCGCCTATTGGATGATCCGGAGAATATCCGTTCAATTTTGGTGCCGACCCGAGATCTCAGCCCAAAAACTCTACGGATTATTAGTTTTGCCCAAGCCCTTGGCAGTGCCAGCCAAGCAAAGGTAATGCTGCTGCACGTGGCCCTGCCCAACACGCCCTATGAACAAATGGCGCAGTTTGAGGAGGATTTGCGCCAGATTTTACAGGAAGCGAAGGGAGCAAGTCCCCTTGACGTGCACATTAAAACCGTTGCCAGTAGTGATATTGCCAGGGCCATCCTCGAAGAAGCAGCACTCTATGACTTGGTTTTAATGCGTTCGATTCGGCGCGGCACAGCGGGTGGACTGGCAGTGAGTGACATCACCACCCAAGTCCTCCGAAAGCTGCAAACCTCAATTATCCTCTTTGGCGAACCGCCACGCCTGGGCTAG
- a CDS encoding F420-0:Gamma-glutamyl ligase, with product MIATVIGIGAAALGSLALLGAIALEWRYRQRPAHPLEVIRATWNLEIYEPTHYRFVGLLGLSNPHRGLEVMVPQLRAEVVLLSDGSVAGIETNVQVIPRHPEPEFPPRADGYWFAYIVKSTKQTNVEICVDLQGIGVSEVKAAWVKIHYVAYGPHGRFLKTHHEFIPLKFPAKGDTGVWRQAEGAQVLPIRTHLLTPLDTLPEVLNRYVMPHAQPGDIVAIGETPIAIIQGRLKDPAQLRPGWVATRVCQFFLPTSSLATACGMQALVEEVGELRVLLAFIGGAIAKIFGHKGGFYQLAGEQARLIDDVTGTLPPYDQFIVMGPANPQAIVDDLAAQTGLGVAIVDVNDLGAVKVLAASKGVSHELLIKALRKNPAGNADEQTPLVLIRPSQ from the coding sequence ATGATTGCAACGGTGATTGGGATAGGCGCAGCCGCCCTAGGATCACTAGCCCTTTTGGGGGCGATCGCCCTGGAATGGCGGTATCGCCAGCGGCCGGCCCATCCCCTAGAAGTGATCCGTGCTACTTGGAATCTAGAAATCTACGAGCCAACCCACTACCGTTTTGTTGGGCTCCTGGGGTTGAGCAATCCCCACCGTGGCCTTGAGGTGATGGTGCCACAGTTGCGGGCAGAGGTGGTGTTGCTATCTGATGGCAGCGTGGCGGGCATTGAAACGAATGTGCAGGTTATCCCCCGCCACCCGGAGCCTGAGTTCCCGCCCCGTGCCGATGGCTATTGGTTTGCCTATATTGTCAAGTCCACAAAGCAGACAAATGTCGAGATTTGCGTGGATTTGCAGGGAATTGGTGTGAGTGAGGTCAAGGCGGCTTGGGTCAAGATTCACTACGTTGCCTATGGCCCCCATGGTCGCTTCCTGAAAACCCATCATGAATTTATCCCCCTAAAGTTTCCGGCCAAGGGAGATACGGGTGTGTGGCGGCAGGCAGAGGGGGCTCAGGTGCTACCCATTCGCACCCATTTACTGACGCCCTTGGATACTCTCCCCGAGGTGCTCAATCGCTACGTCATGCCCCATGCCCAACCGGGAGATATTGTTGCCATTGGTGAAACCCCCATTGCCATCATTCAAGGCCGTCTTAAGGATCCAGCCCAACTGCGCCCCGGCTGGGTAGCAACGCGGGTCTGTCAATTCTTTCTACCCACCTCCAGTTTGGCCACAGCCTGTGGCATGCAAGCCCTCGTTGAGGAGGTGGGGGAGTTGCGGGTGCTGTTGGCCTTTATTGGGGGAGCGATCGCCAAAATCTTTGGCCACAAGGGCGGTTTCTATCAATTGGCTGGTGAACAAGCTCGCCTCATTGACGATGTCACCGGCACGCTGCCCCCCTACGACCAATTTATTGTCATGGGACCTGCCAACCCCCAAGCCATAGTGGATGATCTGGCGGCCCAAACCGGCCTTGGCGTCGCCATTGTTGATGTCAATGATCTAGGAGCAGTCAAGGTTCTGGCCGCAAGCAAAGGGGTTTCCCATGAACTGCTGATCAAAGCCTTAAGGAAAAATCCCGCCGGCAATGCCGATGAGCAAACTCCCCTTGTGCTAATTCGGCCTTCTCAGTGA
- the tyrS gene encoding tyrosine--tRNA ligase codes for MSSDLEATIARLQRGVVETFPHVPDSAKPEENLWAYLRQTQRPLRIKFGIDPTGSEIHLGHSIVLRKLRQFQDAGHCAVLIIGDFTAQIGDPTGKSEVRKQLTPAEIAANVQTYLEQVRPILDFETPGRLEIRYNSEWLAKLDLRKVLELLGTMTVGQMLAKEGFAERYAKETPIFLHEFLYPLMQGYDSVAVAADVELGGTDQKFNIAVGRDLQRHFRLPTVQFGLLMPILVGTDGVQKMSKSLGNYVALTESAASMYSKLEKIPDALVNQYIELLTDLPLDSLPTNPRDRQKALALEVVSQYHGRELALQTQAELAAIVTQGQTAQVGSIPEYSLGEFQFPVKLTYVLSHTKLCPSSSEARRQIQGGGVRLNGEKITDVDFTLTAPEPYLNQVLQVGKKKFLRFVP; via the coding sequence ATGTCTTCAGACCTTGAGGCCACCATTGCCCGGCTCCAGCGCGGCGTTGTCGAAACGTTCCCCCATGTCCCTGATTCCGCCAAACCCGAAGAAAATCTCTGGGCCTATTTGCGGCAAACGCAGCGCCCGCTCCGAATTAAGTTTGGCATTGATCCTACCGGCAGTGAAATTCACCTCGGTCATAGCATTGTCCTGCGCAAGCTACGCCAGTTTCAGGATGCGGGGCACTGTGCCGTGCTGATTATTGGTGACTTTACGGCTCAAATTGGCGATCCCACGGGGAAGTCGGAAGTGCGCAAACAACTTACCCCTGCAGAGATAGCAGCCAATGTGCAAACCTACCTTGAACAGGTGAGGCCAATTTTGGATTTTGAGACCCCCGGCCGCTTAGAAATTCGCTACAACTCGGAGTGGCTTGCCAAACTGGACCTGCGCAAAGTGCTTGAGCTTTTGGGAACGATGACGGTGGGCCAAATGCTGGCCAAGGAGGGATTTGCCGAACGTTACGCTAAGGAAACGCCTATTTTTCTCCATGAGTTTCTCTATCCGCTGATGCAGGGCTATGATTCGGTGGCGGTGGCCGCAGATGTGGAATTGGGGGGAACGGATCAAAAGTTCAATATTGCCGTCGGTCGCGATTTACAGCGTCACTTTCGCTTACCAACAGTGCAATTTGGCCTGCTGATGCCGATCCTAGTGGGTACAGATGGGGTACAGAAAATGTCCAAGTCCCTTGGCAACTATGTGGCGCTCACGGAGTCGGCAGCCAGTATGTACTCCAAGCTTGAAAAAATTCCCGATGCTTTGGTGAACCAGTACATTGAGTTGCTGACGGATTTGCCTTTGGACAGTTTGCCCACTAATCCTCGCGATCGCCAGAAGGCCCTAGCCCTAGAAGTGGTGAGTCAATACCATGGGCGAGAACTGGCCCTGCAAACCCAAGCGGAACTGGCGGCAATCGTCACCCAAGGGCAAACGGCACAGGTGGGATCAATTCCAGAGTATTCCCTTGGCGAGTTTCAGTTTCCCGTAAAGCTGACCTACGTGCTCAGTCACACCAAGCTCTGCCCCAGCAGCAGCGAAGCACGGCGGCAAATCCAAGGGGGTGGCGTCCGCCTCAACGGTGAGAAAATTACCGATGTGGATTTTACCCTCACCGCGCCAGAACCCTACCTCAACCAAGTGCTGCAGGTGGGCAAGAAAAAGTTCCTGCGCTTTGTACCCTAG
- the trpB gene encoding tryptophan synthase subunit beta, whose product MTVAPSTALSAAARPDSRGRFGRFGGKYVPETLMPALSELEAAFAHYRQDPDFQAELQQLLQDYVGRPSPLYFAERLSAHYAHDQAQPQIYLKREDLNHTGAHKINNALGQVLLAKRMGKQRIIAETGAGQHGVATATVCARFGLQCVIYMGVQDMERQRLNVLRMRLLGAEVAPVSAGTGTLKDATSEAIRDWVTNVETTHYILGSVAGPHPYPMLVREFHAVIGAETRQQCLEKWGGLPDILLACVGGGSNAMGLFHEFIEEPQVRLIGVEAAGQGLDTGHHAATLTKGEVGVLHGAMSYLLQDADGQVVEAHSISAGLDYPGVGPEHSYLKDIGRAEYYSVTDAEAVAACVRLAQLEGILPALETAHALAYLETLCPQLTGQPRIVINCSGRGDKDVETIGRYFQAQ is encoded by the coding sequence ATGACTGTTGCCCCCTCTACTGCCCTCAGTGCCGCTGCTCGCCCCGATTCCCGCGGTCGCTTTGGTCGCTTTGGGGGCAAATATGTTCCTGAAACGCTGATGCCCGCCCTCAGTGAATTGGAGGCAGCCTTTGCCCACTACCGCCAAGATCCTGACTTTCAAGCCGAATTACAGCAACTCCTGCAAGACTATGTGGGTCGCCCGAGTCCCCTCTACTTTGCCGAACGTCTCAGCGCCCACTATGCCCATGATCAAGCCCAGCCCCAAATCTATCTGAAGCGGGAAGACCTCAACCATACAGGTGCCCACAAAATCAATAACGCCCTCGGGCAAGTTCTCCTGGCAAAACGCATGGGCAAACAGCGCATTATTGCTGAAACAGGTGCCGGTCAGCATGGCGTAGCCACAGCAACGGTGTGTGCCCGCTTTGGCCTCCAATGTGTGATTTATATGGGGGTGCAGGATATGGAGCGGCAGCGGTTAAATGTGTTGCGGATGCGTCTATTGGGAGCAGAAGTGGCCCCCGTCAGTGCTGGCACAGGGACCCTCAAAGATGCCACCTCAGAAGCAATTCGCGATTGGGTGACCAATGTTGAAACCACCCATTACATCTTGGGTTCAGTGGCAGGCCCCCATCCCTACCCAATGCTAGTACGGGAATTCCACGCCGTCATTGGGGCTGAAACCCGCCAGCAGTGTCTTGAGAAATGGGGCGGGCTGCCGGATATTCTCCTTGCCTGTGTTGGCGGTGGCTCCAATGCGATGGGACTTTTCCATGAGTTTATTGAGGAACCCCAAGTGCGCTTAATTGGTGTTGAAGCTGCCGGGCAAGGGCTGGACACCGGTCACCATGCCGCCACCCTCACCAAAGGGGAAGTGGGGGTGCTCCACGGCGCTATGAGCTATCTATTGCAGGATGCCGATGGTCAGGTGGTTGAGGCCCACTCCATCAGCGCTGGTTTAGACTATCCAGGGGTGGGGCCAGAGCATAGCTACCTCAAGGACATTGGTCGGGCAGAATACTACAGTGTCACCGATGCTGAGGCGGTGGCTGCCTGTGTGCGCCTAGCTCAGTTAGAGGGGATTCTCCCTGCCCTTGAAACTGCCCATGCCTTAGCCTATCTGGAAACCCTATGCCCTCAATTGACGGGGCAGCCCCGCATTGTCATTAACTGCTCTGGTCGGGGCGATAAGGACGTGGAAACCATTGGCCGTTATTTTCAGGCTCAGTAG